CAAATGATAATTTACTGGGATTAAGGGGTCCAAAGTAAGCCAATAAAACTCCAACCACtctggccattctcctctgacctgtcTCATCgacaaggtgtttctgtcttatttttggctccattctgagtaaAAACTCGAGAGACTGTTGTgcgtaaaagaaaaaaaaaatcccaagaAGATCAgaagaaatactcaaaccaagATGTCTAGCACCAACAATCATAGCATGATCAAAGTCAGAGATCATGTGAagattaactgaagctcctgagcTGGATCTGGATGAttttatgcactgcactgctgccacatgactgGATGATTGGATAATATggtgcacaggtgttcctaataaattGCTCGGTGAATGTTCTGTAGCCATGCATGTTAACAATGGGTGTCTGGATGCCCGGATCTTGATTGATTTGATAAAGTAGTCTGCATATCTTTGGCAGCTGCCATTTTCCGTCACAACACGCGATTGCGCTGGCAGATCACACTGAACAGCGATGAGATCCTTTTCATTCATTGTGTGAATCTTTTCAGGTTTGTCCAGGTGTTTGCTGTAAACCGCACAAGTAGTTAATCCACTTGAAAGATGAAAATGTGCTGATAACCAGGTGATGAAGGCTTTTTATGCTGTTCAGACAAACCAACCAATTAAAAGCCTTGATTAAGTTGTGTGGGACTGGTAGACACACTTTACAGTATATCATGTGACTTCATATGGGCCCAGTGAAGCCTTTTGAGGGAAAACCACACATTTCCTGTtacattttcagaataaaagcggAAGCTGCTTGCTGATTGAGTTTTTTAATTTCTAGATGGCGGCGCTCTGGTGGTAGCATGTTGCAGTAGCTCCAGCTAAAGTTGCTGAGTTTTACACTTGCATGTTTCATTCATTATCTTTAAACCCgacattttctttgctttttcactTTAATATAGATATTGTGTGGCTGATCAGCAGAGGGTCTTTACATACAtcattgttgctgctgtttacCTCAGGAATATGTCCAGCCGCAGCCACAGAACAAACTTAGGGTCATGGTTGTGATAATTGGCACAGTTTGAAGGAGCGTGGTCTTTAGGGTCTGAAAGGCTGTGGCTCGACCCTTCTCATTTACAACCAGCCATCACTATACCAACGTTGTACCAACTCGTCAAATGCCCCACCAGAGGAAATATAACCTTGGATTTACTGTATGGAAACATGCATAAACTTCTACTGGAAAGTAACCTGTGAGTCCCACTGAGACTGAGAGATTTCTGGTCATTTTCATTCACTCCCTTGCGTTTGTGCTTtatttctgtgcatttcagAAGCTGTGggatgatttttcttttcacaataaaaccatAGTCTGTCATACTGCAgtgtttcattttgctttgtctttaaatatgacagtaaaataacatttgCAACGTTTGCAATAAGCtgtacagtataaaaaaaaagtcgcAGTCAAGTAAGGTCATCCAAGTGTGGGGTGGGCTTAGTCGACGTGCAACGCACCAGTGTATTCAGGCCATATTTTTGCTCCTGTCCTTCTTGCAGTCAATGGTGTGATTTCTCGGAAACTGGTCAGCTGCTACAAGGGGGTTCAGGAGCGCATGCGCGACCACTGCAAATAAAGTCTACCTGAACTTAAACAGTTATTTATATTTCACGTTTTATATCACATTGTTTTGTTGGACGATGGGGATCGAGCGGCGAATATGCAGAGATTAGATATAGTGCAAGTCACTTTGGttgaaaaatgtttgctgtgCTGACTTAACAGTAATTAATTTGTTGTTAACTGCAGCTGCTTTTACTTTACAATATGCGCACTTCATTTCACAAGTCATGTCATGAATGAACTTGTAGAGGCAGAAACTTGGAAAGCTGTTATCATATAtagaatatttttattaaaatgctCTATGAAAAACTGAATTATGAGTCGACATGAGACTTGCTTTGTTTTCGGTGTGGGCATTTTTTATAGTGTACCCTCTTCCATGAATCGACGGGGAATCTCTGCAGTCCATGCAAGGTCTCCGGGTGAGGACAAGTTTCTCTGGAGCAATCGGATAATAGAACAAGCAAATCCTGTGAGTGACTTAATATTAATGTAATACTTCCACTTCCATGGGTTGCCTCATTTTTATTGCTGCGTTTTCAGAATAAATATTGTAAATCTTGAATAAATGCACACAACATTCCTAAATGTCTCGTGcagtaatgtttttgtttttgcggTTGGTCAAGCTTGTGCAGTTTGACTGTAAGCTACTGACAGAAGTTGATTAAATAAGGGAAGAAGTGCACGGAGATGAAACTGATGAAACTGCAAAACTCGTTTGTTTTTCACCCTCCTGTGCTGCCGTTAGGCGGTAGTAAATCTAAGCTGAGCCAGATGCAGGAGTTTATTTGGTGTCATTACTGAACATCACAGACAAGATTCCCCATTTATCTAAAGATCTTCCTTTGATGCTGCATATTTTAGGTAAACATGGCCATGTTAAGAATGAAGATGAGGTCACGGCTGGTGAAGACGTCGTCAACTCAGGAAAACACAGTCGACAGTACAGTGCGCACTGACCAGCcgggtgaggaaaaaaagaataaagaataaactTGATAGTACTGTAATTTCCTGTGGCATTCAAAACTCAAACTGCTTTGTCCTGTGCCCATACACTTTTGAGAagccaaaaatgaaatgatcttATTGTTAATGTACAGGGTGTAGTGAAGGCTGACTTGAATTCACCACTAAAAAGCAAATGTATTTAATGCTATTGTCTTTTTCAGATGGGCCTGGGAGCTTTTCAGACAATTGTTTGCCTAGATTTGAACGTTCACCTGATCACAGTCCTGGTAAGACATTAAGTAGCCTGAAGTAAAGGTTTTGGAGTAGCCTGAAGTAAATTAAAACAGACCGAtatcaccctccctctctctctgatgtgaTCTTCTAGATCACAGTTCTGTTGACGACATTATTGAGGTAAGCATGGAATTCGGCTCCTACTCTTAATAGCATGCACTTTGCATGGACAGGAATACCCATATTGGTCTTATACTGCTTGTTTGGCTCATGTAATAAAGCCCAAAAACTAAAAGACTGATTGTTAATGACTGGTGTGAAAAAACTGAAGTTGTGCAAAACATAGCCGTACTCAGTCCAGTGTTGCTCTTTCAGATTTGCCAGCAAATTGAGAAAAACTCACACTGGGTGCCAAGCAGTTTAGATGGCACAGGGTTCCTGAGCGATCAACCATGTGCCAGTCCAGGGAGCCAGTGGAGTGACTCCTCGTCAGGTAAATATTGCTAGTTGGTGGGTCAAATGGACACTGCAACTTCTGATTAGACCACATCTCCTATAGGCCACTGGTACAATGACAGTCAGTCTCCCATGGCATTTCCGGAAGAAAACTGGGAGTCGTCGAAGAATAAACTTGATAGTACTGTAATTTCCTGTGGCATTCAGTCATGAACCCAAACTGCTCTGTCCCATACACTTTTGAGAAGCCAAAAATGAAGTGATCTTATTATTAATGTGCAGAGTGTAGTGAAGGCTGCCTTGAATTTGCCACCAAAAAACAGGTGTATTTAATGCTATTGCCTTTTTCAGATACGATTGGGCCTGGGAGCTTTTCAAACAACTGTTTGCCCAGATTTGAAGTTTCACCCGATCACAGTCCTGGTAAGACATTAACACAGATGTCATGCTTGCTAATAAATGGTTTGGATTACCCGAAACGAAATGGAGTAAATTCAAACAGACATACTgatatcactctctctctctctgatgtgaTCTTCTAGATCACAATTACGCTGACGACATTATTGAGGTAAACATGGAACTCGGCTCCTACTCTTAATAGCATGCACTTTGCATTGACAGGAATACCCATGTTTGTCTTATTCTGCTTGTTTGGCTTGTGTAATAAAACTCAAAAACTAAAAGACTGATTGTTAAAGACTGGTGTGAAAAAGTTGCGCAAAACATAGTCAGTCCCCTGTTGCTCTTTCAGATTTGCCAGCAAATTGAGAAAGACTCACACTGGGTGCCAAGCAGTTTAGATGGCACAGGGTTCCTGAGCGATCAACCATGTGCCAGTCCAGGGAGCCAGTGGAGTGATTCCTCAGGTAAATATTGCTAATTGATGGGTCAAATGGACACTGCAACTTCTGCTTAGACCACATCTCCTATAGGCCACTGGTAGTTTGCATTCTCCTTCAACATCCTGACCTTGgatttcctctgttttacagATGAATTAGACGAGCTGCCACAGTACACGACTTTGGGCTCAGACTCACTCTGGGGAACCCTTTGCCAAGGCACCTCCCCCAAGCTCTAAGGGTCTCAGGACAGGACCAGACAATACTGTGGCATTCCTGCCCATCATCTTCGCCCATCTTCTCAGTTCACCATCACCCCGCCAGTATCTGAGCAGTGTCCACACTTTAAGCTAGAACACTGACCTCTATATGCCTGATTGTAAGCACTGCACGGCTGCCATATTACTGACGGACTGGATAATTGCATAAagaagcaggtgtacaggtgttcctaataaagtgcttggctAGTGTTCTGTGGCCATTGATGTTAACATTACATATTACttgaaaaataattaacaacaaaaagcagcttTGCTAAGAattgtattgttttattatatCATTTAGCATCATGCATAAGCAGCATCATGTTCACACTATACAGCCTTAGTGTGTCtagttgtgtgtgatgtgagtgAACTCCTATAATAAAGCAAAATTTGTTCTTTAAAACTATATTATACGTTAGCTTGATTTCCTTCTTTCATATTTGCAGTCGTGTAAACATACGTTAACCTCAAAATACTTACAAATGAACAACAAATCAATCACTAACTAATCACACAGGTCTGGCTGATGCCAGGCTACTGTATGTTAAACATCTAAAGTGGCAACTGCACAGACTACAGTCAAGTCCCGTATGCATGGGTCCCATGcagtttccccattgtgggactaataaaggtgtatcttatcgaCAACAGACCTCATTTCACTGTACCACGTAGCcatattttgttgattaatGCATATTTTTGCAGTTTCCACAGTCTGTTTCGGTCTTTGTCTCAAACATACTCCCTTTACAGACAGGTCTCCATCATGCTGTCGTCTTCCTTCTTCTGTTGCAGACATAGAGGTGCAGGGGACCTACCAGTTGTACTTCTGATCCTTTGCAGATTGTTACCCTATCAGAAAGGGGAACAAATAATTTAATGATTTAGCATATTTTCGCCTTATCATAtgacaaacatttaattttgtGTTAAACATCTTCATGGATGctgcactttatttattttcagttcagttacaCCTGTGAAAAGCAGTTAAACAAAAGAAGCCTTCCCGTTTTTCCTGTTGCTCTACAGGTACAGGTACCAGTCATGTTAAAAACCTGCATGCATCAGGTCTGAGGAATTGTGGCATACATGAATCAagcaaagaagagaaaggaaaaagtgTGAGGAAGTTGCAAAGAAGTACtaaaaaaccccaaagacagaaaaacactggaatTTTGGACGTGTTGATCTAAATGAACCAAAATAAGGAGTTCAGAAATAAAAGTTCCACAAATTTGAGTGCAAATTCAGTAATTGTTGCATTCAGTTGCTGCGTCAAGCAACATTACTACCACTAGTaaccacaaaaagaaaacacccacTTTATGCCAATGGAATCACAGCACTATAAAAATATGCCTGTGAAATGCAGCCTTTAATTcacagctctgaaaaaaaaaaaaaaaaagaaaaaacacttgaCTCCTGTTACTTCTAAAGTATACTCCACTTTAAAAAACTGTGCCTCTACAGAAATTTTATCTGATGGATCCAAATTTTCTGTTGGAGATTCTTTCCCTAATGACAAAAAGCATTTCTTTTCATTAGAGAAATTGATTTAATTAtatgaattaattaattatattatattaatttaatttcattatagGAACAGTGCCTACAATGTACTCATACCAAAGAACACAAGCTGGTAGGATAAATCGTCTTTGCAATGAGCATTTAACCCACATAAGTATATTGCTTTATCTTAAAACCTGTTGTCATTTTGGGAATGTAACccacatattttacatattcttCTATAACCCCTCCATATGGGTTTCAAGAAATTTTCCTAAAGCCCATTTTGTTATCTTACCAAGCCCCCACAGCTTTGACAGCACATTGTAAATCATAGTGAAATAcagtataatttattttttcttccttctaaCTTGCCCAGTGGTTACTCCCTTGTTCTCCatattcttttctttcactgttaCCTATATTTTAGTATCAGACGCCTCATTCGCACAAtgaaattacactgtaaatagTGGGCTTCATTGTAAACTATTGGTgaccaaaaaacattttcttataAAGCAGTATAAAATTattaaagcacattttaaattaatacCAGGTGGTTTCCAAAAAAGTTAATTAATTACTAAATAAATAGATTAATTaatgtttatatattatatGATCTTTCAATATGAAACTATGGTATTAAAATTTTActttgtatttaatgttttttcttttttcttttttttattcttatttgtcTTTATCATTATATAACCATTTTTGAAGTTATGGCAATAATTCACCCATGATTTGTCTTAAAATATctgatgtaaataaatatatgtaaataaataaataacaggtgAGATATCTGTATCATAAACTCAAACCATTTAATGCGGACAGGTGCAGCTTACGGTACAAACTTAAACAAGGGCGGAAAACACACAATATAACTGTttgctttaaatattttttcctgcttcctcGGCTGACTCCATGTCAAGGACAGTGCTGTCTACCTTTTAAAAATatgctgtttgttcagtttaaTTTCATAAGTTAACTGAAACTCCAAGAATTATATGGCTTAATAAATATAAGAAAACTTGAAAacatggcagacacacacacacacacacacaaaatcaaaagttCTTTTGATAGGTTTGGCCAACAGTATTGcctttgtctgcatgtgtggtCCATGGTTAGTTCTGTAGAACAAAGGTATAAATCTGCTGTAGCAGCACAGTCAGTCATGTAAACAAAGGCCGGTGAAGTAGGAAGTGGAAAATACATCCTAGGAACTGCCTTAACCGACGTTTTCTTTCTTCAGAAACAGCGGACACAGCCAACATATATCACACAACTTGGTCTAGAGGGAGAAAATTATGGGTGTATTGGATGTGTCTGGCTCTGCTTCTGTTAATACCAGCTTAataccagctgtgtgtgtatgtgtgtgtatgtgttgctgATGTAGAGAGATATCTCTGGTGCTTTCCACTGACTGCTCATTTTAATAACACTACACACTGAGTCACCTTAGACTGAAGAGCAGCcagagttttttctttttaatagttGTGAAATGACAGAATTGTACAAGAGAGGTTACTTCCCCTATAGCTTTCACAGAGACATACATACCACAATGACCAGCATGGTAAAATCAAACTGACTTGGTATTTCCCtaggtttttctctctcttgtgaCAATGACTCGTATCACTCAAAATTTAACACTGTGCTTGATGCCCCAATTGCTTTATCCAAAATTACCATGTTACTGTGTTAAAAAGTTAGAGTGATAAAATTTCCATTAAAGTCAACCTTGGATTTTAGAGGATTTCACTAAGCACTGCTGCCAGTGTCCTATTAGTTTGAACACCCCTGCCTGCtcagccctttatctgttttcttctctcctaCTCACTGTGATCACTTACGCAGTAATTTAACACAGCCGGATTACCAATAAAGCTGTTCTCTTTtatatgtttttctgtctgtgctgacaACCGAACAAGTCTTAAGTGACTGAAACATGGCCCATATAAGACCACATGTTAACCATGAGTCAGTTGCCAGCCTGTTGAGGTCCAGCCAAAAAGATTCTATTAAGATGCATTATGGGAAGCTAAAACTGATgcttcacacatacagtagaagATTTATGTATGAGACTAAAAGTCAAGATATCTCAGTCTTTCCTGCTCAGTTACTTTGTAGTATagtgatttattttatattttgattaAGAACTGATTTGCTCAGCCTCCTCAAAACTCCCCCCAAAAATCACATATTAAGCAATTAATTGATTAACATGTGActagaagatttttttttaggtctatCAGTATGGAAAATATTGTCTTGTTTGCAAGATAAGCTGACTGAACAACAGCAGTTTGTGGTAACCTGCAAGTCCTAGACCCTCTTCTAGcggagtgaaaatgaaatgaagagaaaaataacttggataaataaaacattattagTTCATGAGAGTCAGATGTAGTCGTTATTTAACTGCACAAAGGTTGGCCTCATGATCTATGGCCTTTAGTCAACAAGGTTTTAGTCAGAGTTGGAAGCAATGGACAGAATGTATAACCTTATCTCTTACTGTGAAATTTTGGCTGCCATGTTTCCTGCTCTTGAACTTTGGAGGAGTACTGCAATAATGCTCGTGTGTGCTTGTATGCATATGCATCCATCTGTCAGTTCCTTTTTTCACTGAGCACATCTGAGCATGTTTGTCCTGGCATAATCATAACAAGCACCAGTTTACTGGAAACAGACCCTGAATAAGAGCAGCTGTAGGTCTTCCTAAAGAGGGTCTTTTTCCGGCTGTGTTCATTCACAGAGAAATCTGCAGAGTGcctaaaaacaagcaaacaataCACAGCCAAATAGCCAAATACCAGAGTAAATTCAAACTGTCTATTTTATATCCTCAATTTTCCAAATGTTAACAACTCTTGGTGCTAActgctttttccatttttctattttaatgtCTGCAAGCTTTGGATCTCTTAAGTAGCCTCACTGCTGTAATACGATTGGGATCTTCTCTGAACTGATGCCCACATTTTCAAGGGGCCCCAGTGTGAGTATTTGATGCCACCTATGTTATGATATTGCTaagacaaatgaaacaaatgggTAAACCCCCCAGAGTTTGAATAAACCATTTCAAGTAGATATTGTAGATATCAGAAATTCCTTACATTTCTCTGACATGGAGTTACATTGAGGAGGATCACATGAATGTTTTTTCCCACCCTACTGCTTACAGTTGAAATGGGTCTAAAATAGCTTTTGCTACTGTTAGTGCTTTTGGATGAACCGTctcaacacaaatacaaaaagcagcagagaagagaaaatgctGTATTGTTTCTGCAGCCTTCTCGGCTTTAATTAGCACTCAGCTACACCGACCACATTTACTTTGCAGGTGCAggttttacatacaaaacacataCTTAGTTCTTAAAATATGATGTATTGCTGTAAACTACTCAAAATGTTTGAAGTCGTTGAAATTAGCTCCCTTTCATCCAGCTCATACAGCATTTAAAGGCTGAGTATGTGCTATGGATCAGTAGtaataatccaataatataaTATCCCTATGTAATAATTTATCACTCACGGTGGCCAAAATAAGATCTTTGGCTTTTGATACATTTCGCTGATaatcttttcatatttttacttaaatatGAAAAAGCACTTTAAAACTGACCTGAACACATTTTCCACCATGATATATTGTTTCCCATATAACCCGTATAAGTGTCAATACAAGCGAAaacctcattaaaaaaaaaaaaaagaaaaaaatccaaacaaacatGGGCGTCATCTGTTCTGTCTATGCCACAAGGATAACATGCAGCATTCCTTGTTTAATTAATGTTTGATATGAATCCTCAAGATGGGAGGATGAGTCAAACATATAAGTAGAcaatggactgtggattttcaGGTTTGGATTGATTTACTGTCAACGTTAAGTTATAATCGCCTCTGCTGAACAAACAGTGTGTACCacaatgcaaagcaaaaaaaaatgcacaaatagTGGCAGAGGGTTGTGCGCACGGTGTCACTGCATCGCAAAAGCAGTTATGATTGACATTTGCGTGCGGAGCAACTAAAATGCCAAGGGAAATTATTTCAAGTAAATATCTGATCCATGATTACACTATAACTTAATGTCATGTTCTTACTAGTTTCTACAGGTTGATCTACAGCCTTACACgtgtatttttttataaatcagccttgaaaaaaaaaaggtttgtggGTGTTAGTTGTAGTAAAAATGTAGGGGAATAAGTGGAAGGTCAGATTTGAATGCGGGCCTGAGTGCCAACTGTGTCTGATGTgatgaagagatgaaagagagactgCCATCTCACACTGCCTGTTATGGGTGTCTTTACGATTTTTTGTCTGAACTATTTATTGAACTTGgcatctaaaaaaaacaccaaaataaaaatgacttccAGCAGTTATGTATTAGTTTCATAATTACTCATAGTGAAAGGCAGTACACTCCTAATCGCCCACCCCAAATCTTTGAACAATCACAGCTGGAGGTGTTGTTGGAGTTCCTCCCAGGAAGTCAAGTCATCTAGAGCACATGTGCTCCATCCAATTTTGTACATGAGACTGAATTAATAGTACTTACTGCAGAAGACATGCTCATGCAGAGCAGTTAACGATAACTGAGCTAAAGTGTGTCTTGGCACGGTGTTTACACTCTGGCAAAAACTGTCCACATGCTCAATTTGAGATGGCTGAAAACAATAGAAGGAAGCATGGGGCAGTTGTCAGGACTTATCTCAAAAAGCGACTGTGAAACATGACTCCATAGACTGATACCAACGGATGTTGAATAATAAATCTATGGACATGAGTAATCACACCCTGGCATTTGGTtgcatgggagagagaaagaaagtgtttgagtgtatttgtgtgtgtgtgtgtgtgtgtgtgtgtgtgtgtgtgtgtgtgagagagagagagagagagagagagagagagagagagagagagagaaacaaatagtAGGAATTAGTCTGCTGATTTACTGGAAACACCAGAGCTGTCTttagttgtaaaaaaaaaaaaaaaaaaaggaggcatGGTGAGGTTATCACAATCTGAGTTATATCATCTCTGCAGGTTTCACCAGAACTGGATAAAGCTGTTCATTTAAGGTTAAATTTTTAGTTGCAGCACCCCACTTTGGCCTATTTATAAAAAAACCTTCCTGTGCTTCATTTAAACAATCAACATGACCTTCATCAGCAGGACACATTGATAAAGAACATACAGGCACCTGTTGGAAATTCAGGTGATACTGCACACTGAACCCATCTTTGAAATGTAAACTACATATGTACTTCTACTGTGTCGCTACTTCTATTCACGCTACTGCTTGTTAAAAAGCCATTTTATGTACGTGAACGCCACaacaatagaatagaatagaatagaaaagaatagaacaaaacagaacagaacagaataaagTTTACTTTGCCttttgcacagatacactgcagtacatgcaCACTGGGACacctttgtttttaaagggTTTCAAGTGC
This genomic stretch from Toxotes jaculatrix isolate fToxJac2 chromosome 12, fToxJac2.pri, whole genome shotgun sequence harbors:
- the irf1b gene encoding interferon regulatory factor 1b isoform X4; this encodes MHKLLLESNLVPSSMNRRGISAVHARSPGEDKFLWSNRIIEQANPVNMAMLRMKMRSRLVKTSSTQENTVDSTVRTDQPDGPGSFSDNCLPRFERSPDHSPDHSSVDDIIEICQQIEKNSHWVPSSLDGTGFLSDQPCASPGSQWSDSSSDTIGPGSFSNNCLPRFEVSPDHSPDHNYADDIIEICQQIEKDSHWVPSSLDGTGFLSDQPCASPGSQWSDSSDELDELPQYTTLGSDSLWGTLCQGTSPKL
- the irf1b gene encoding interferon regulatory factor 1b isoform X3, coding for MSRHETCFVFGVGIFYSVPSSMNRRGISAVHARSPGEDKFLWSNRIIEQANPVNMAMLRMKMRSRLVKTSSTQENTVDSTVRTDQPDGPGSFSDNCLPRFERSPDHSPDHSSVDDIIEICQQIEKNSHWVPSSLDGTGFLSDQPCASPGSQWSDSSSDTIGPGSFSNNCLPRFEVSPDHSPDHNYADDIIEICQQIEKDSHWVPSSLDGTGFLSDQPCASPGSQWSDSSDELDELPQYTTLGSDSLWGTLCQGTSPKL